From the genome of Ictalurus punctatus breed USDA103 chromosome 5, Coco_2.0, whole genome shotgun sequence:
TGGTTGTAAGAGGGTATTTGCAGTGAGACAAGGTTGAGAATACTCAGACTGGGGAAGGGAGATTTAGTCACAAGATCTTTTAATACTTTTCATTGTTTAAATCGTAAAACACAGACAGATGTAAAGGGTGACCAATAGCAttgatttatgaaaaaaaaataaaaatgacaaaatatggAGATAGGAGTTCTGATGTATGTCACTGAATGAAGCTCAAGTTATTCATTAGTATTACTCCAAAcaaaattgttcatttaaaacactagCTACTATAATCATTAAGAACAGATGCTAGTTAATGTAGCTAGCCACAGTACATGTTGAGACGTGGGGCCATCCTTTAAGGATTGCTGTTTCTATGAGTATGAGTTGGAGGTACTGCTCTGAGTTATATATACCTgtatattagagctgcaacaactaattgatgataatcgattatgaaaatcgttgtcaatgaatttcattattgattagttggtctgcacagggtgtgtttactcattacgttacttctgttccgaaaacacacatcagagagtaaatactaaagttgtgtcccaaatgacgtgtatgaattttagaaaggtagtgttgtctcaaatggaacactagtgggtttttttactaaccggaagtataagtcGATGTATAAGTTCTAGTCGGTggcacatgacgtcatacgcacgtaatatgatgccgctagctttagcagagaCCCAGAGTcagtgactttcttcagtttactgtttgtgttACCTTTTACtaccaacatgacctcagtcaaaatcagacagaggaagaaagtgtgcgacctccaagtcctctaaggcaggggggcattttatattaaacaccatgAAGAAGCACAACagtgatgcacaagcacaaacgtatgtttgtatccaaaatgctccactttGTACAAGGGGTCGGGGAAACTGGGGCTTaaaaagtttaatttaatttaagtttattgtcattattttgtatttgcatgcttgcagtgtaacttctgtcgtttattataacggaagtgatctgttagtaacgaggccacgTTGCTCCTCACACGTGGTGTATACACAGTGATGCACAGTGGgagcgcaagtaagatctgtaatgtctaattaaaacattatgatcaaaagtaacagGAATAATGTgcaactaatcaattatgaaaataatcactagttgcagccctattatattatatctgtAGTTGGAGGGTATTTTGctatagaaaaaaaagcagtcCATTGTCCAGTTTTCTTGCTGGTATGACAATGTGACCTACGGTGGCAGTTTTTGATGCAGCTTCACTGCCTTACCAAGGGGACGTTTTCCAAAATCATGACAGAAAATAGTCTCCAACTCATAGCTCACACTATGGCACCCCCGTCCCAAATATCCAACACAGGGTAACGTGAACTAGCTGGCCAATTGGTAGCTCTCAATACAAGTTCATCCTCCGCTGTCTTTTCTACTCCTATAATCTGCTGTTCATCCTCCTCTGTCCTCTTAAAATATTATAGGATGCTcatctgtttaaatattttgacTAACATTACCATTAAATTGCTTATGGATATGTAGCAATGACTACACACAAATTTTGGTGTGCTTGCAAACTTGTGCATATATGACATTTGTTTCATAGACTAATTAATTATTTCCACAACAAAATTGTCAatcaaaacaagcaaacaatcATTAGCAATTACATGCACTGAAATAGCTACAATATCCTACCTCAAATACAACGTGGTAAATCTTTCATCTATACGTTAGTGTGCTCAAGAGCATCTGCATGAGGTTTTATTCCCCGCAGATGGTCACGCAATATTAGTCATCTCCAAAGGAATTCATTCTGCTTTCATTGCTTAAGAGACGCCAGCTCTCAAATACATACCAGGTTTTGCTTGTTACCTTGCAGTGACTGACGCTTTGCTATCTTCTAGCTTGGGAACAGGCAAACGGTTCAGCAAGCCCTAGCTACTTGAGTCTGACCCCTGCGCTTATTATAGCACAAGTTCATTTTATTGAATTACTTTTCTAAAAGTTGCAGAATTCATTCATTTGGAGACTGTCCAACtaagaaatcctcagagacaGGCAGCTAATGCAAACTAAAATTTGAGCTTAGAAAAAAGTGGGGGGGATAGGGAGCCCCCATGGTTCCTATGCCCATGTACCACAGGGACTAAAACACAGAAACTGGTTTAAACTGTTCTTTATTTTGGAAACCATATATAGTCAGCTGAAGACTTggtaaatttaatacatttaataaaagaaGCACATTTAAAAGAATGGTGTTTATTTGCAAATGTCTTCAGGATCGTTATAAATGTccataataaagaaaaaaacgtgAGTGAAGTTGTGGAGATATGAAATTAGTAGTTGCAGTTGTGTAATATAATTAGACAATAGGGACATGTTTGTGCTTGCCCTTTTAAGTTGCAGCCCTTGACAATGTTGTGATTAAGGtaacaaatgtgtgtgaggAGACAAGCCTGCCCTGCTCACAGCGTTTCCTAGACGTGTTTAATGATACCGCCCTAATCCGGTTTCCTCTGAACAAGCTTCATCAACTCCCAAAATCAATGTGGGATGAGCCTTCAGAGCCCCAGTATGAGCACTGCCAAGATCTGGAGATCATCCAGAGAGTCAAAGAACCAAAATAAAGCTAATAAGTGTGCttaaaacatgtgtgtgtgtgtttgtccctCTCCCACAAAGTTATCAGTCTTTGTCTCTGACTGTCTGTTTGCAATCTCTGACCCTGTAGATGTCAATTCTTTGGGGTCTCTTTCTCCACAAGCATTACTTCATCAACAGCGTTGCATTCTCCATTTGCTAAAGCTGGTTCGGTGTTGGTTGCTGTAATGATCTCTTCTGACAGTGATTGACTCTTTGTTGAAAGTATGGATGATTTACCATCTTCATCAGGTGCAGTTGTTGCACATTCTCCATTTTGTGTGCGAGACTCAAATTCCCCATTCATTTGGGAATGGTCAGGGTTTTCTGGCTGAATCTTGGCATTTCCATCAATCACCTCTTCATTCTGCTTCTCACTGGATGCAGCTTCCTCAACATTATTGACTTCACTGGAGTTTGCTTTGGCATTCTCCACTTCCTCACAAGCTCTTCTCTGTTTCAATTTCTCTTTGAATTCCAGCAGCCTCATGCTGAAATAGTATCAATGAGTTAAGAGCAGCCCAGTCTGGGCTATGTAACAGCCATTCACATcaagtctttgaagtctgcctTACCTGTATGAGGTCTTCAGGATGCCATTTACAAGAGCTACCTGCTCCTGGGTAGTCTCGAGAGAGGGAACCAGATTCTGAATAAAGATGGTTAATAGATCATTACACAGAACTGACAATCAGCACATTGTCAGTGAATTTTTCTGCGATCTCATACATACCTCAGGTGTGCTCAAGTCTGTGAGCTCTGCCCCTCCCTGTCGTATGGACCGTTCCACACGCACTGCTTGCTGGGTGACAGCATTCAAGAAGTCCGAACTGCATTTAGTCTGCGGGTGATTGTCACCACActagacacacaaacaccaaaAAGTCATACTGTAACGTTAAATTCTTATGCACAGTTTTGCTGTGCCATatcaaaaatgtgttttagGAGGGGTTCCATAAAATTCCTTCTTCTCAGTTCAAAGTTGTCCAGTTTGAGAGCCCAAAATGCACAAAACCATGACATCTCACCTGCTTCTCAAAGATGTTGTGCGCTTCCTTCTCTTGAGCCATGGCTCCTCTGTAATCTCCTGCTACACACATCCTCTGAGCCAAGAGGTGGTGACTGTAGAgagacattattattttttttaaatcttaaaccGGACAGTCTGAGTCACTGCTAATCCTAAATTATTAGCTTTAGCTTTATGCCAATCATATTTATTAGCTCTGGCTTGATAACATAGTTCATCTTACTTTAGGGCAGTCGTAAGGTCCATGGCACCTCTGAAAGTAATATTGAGTCTCAGTGCGTTCTGTAGATACTGCAGGGACTGTTCCCCCTGCAATATTAAGCCCAAAGAACTCTGCAAGAGAGATTGTGTCATATGGTTTAACTGTGATGCTAGCATGATTAATGGACAGGGATGTTAAGGTATAAAGTAAATGGTTATCTATTGGAATGGGTGCTTTACTCACATCCAGTACTGCTGTATATGGATGATCCTCCCCATGTACTGTTAGCATAAGCAATTTAGCTCTATACAGACACCGCAAGGCCAAAGCAGTCTCTCCTCCAGCAAACACGTACACTGCCAACAAAGCCTAGAGGCAGCACAAAAGCTGTTTTATGACTAATCATACCTTTTCCATATTGCATACACATACAGCACAATGCTTTTTGTATACATTTCAAATGAGTGTTTCCATATATTATATAACTTACATATTGTTGAATGGTATTTGGGTGGTCAAAGCCCAGCACCCTCTCACTGATGACTACCACCTTCATTTGTACACTGCGAGCCTTAAATGAGATTAATATTGTTAAATTTAAGCAAGTAAGATAGGTAAGCAAGTCATTTTTATCGTTACTTCAAGCTGGAAAACACACTGGTGATATAGCACAAATGTCTACCTCAGCAGGGTTGCCCTGAACATAAGCCATTTTAGCCAGTAAACTCAGACAGTGGGAGGCCTCAGGATGTAAACTGTCACAAACACGGCCAAACAGGTATGCTGCTTCTTTCAACTGCTCATATGCCTGCTCCAGCAACCCTGCCAAAGAACTGCCTTTAATAACCAATAACAATTTTAATATTACACTAAACAGAAAATATTGTTAAATGCAAACCTTTCTGAAGGCTGTTTTGGGCTGCACCAAAGGACCGCATAGCATCAGTTGCTGGCATGGTGATGTGTTTGACCACAGGTAGAAAATTGAGCACGTCATCTGGAGAAATTGGGGCTTTGCTATGGTTGCTGAGGATATAATCTCTGAGCCGAAGCTACCGgatacaaacatacaaaaacatgacattaagCTGCTGCTAGATGTCCTTGAGCACGGAATACAATAATAtacaattaaacattattattaacattagaCTGTCAATTCTAAACTAGTGCTGCCATGATAGCTCTATGGAACTTCTGTAATCATATAGTCCGTCTTTTCATTTGCATGACTTAGGAGATAGTTTGACACAATAATAAATGCTAGCGATACTCAGgtctgtgactttttttttccccccctctctaATTGTTAATACTACAATTaccattaataatgataataaaatctTATTTTTCATATATTATAGTGGCACTGATCAGGTCCCTAGGCAAATGTACCTGCTTAAAAATCGTATGTTCCTGCAGTGATGGCAGAGCTGTGCAAAATTCTATTTGGTTGTAAAATCTTCAAAATAGACACACTAACCCTGGTGCACCTATGGTGCACAAAATGTACCATACAAGAATAATGAATAGCAGCATTGAATGCAGTCACATAATATTATGCCCTTGGTTGTTCAAATAAGCAGCTTTCAGATTCTTCTTAGCACTATTCCTTGTTAAGTATATACAGTCACATGAAAAAAAGAGGCAcagcccatggaaattgttgccatttttgACATATTgacctttgcaagactacagtttgccaaggagcatataggcaaagatcAGGCCTTTTGGAacaatgtgctctggacagataaATCAAAAGATAGAGtcgtttggccacagtaacagcagacatgtttggcacagagcaaagacagcttttcaggaaaagCACCTCATaacaactgtgaagcacggtggtggaaatgttatgttttggggttgcttcactacctcagggactggacagcttgcattcattgattcaactatgaattcttcATAATATcaaaagagtgcttgaagataatgtgaggccatctgtccgaaggttgaaccgaaagtggacctttcaacaggataatgatcctaagcacacccACAAatcaaggaatggctcaaaaagaagaaatggaggtttatggaatggcctagtcaaagcctggatttgaatcccattgaaatgttgtgggggggatttgaaacgggcagtacgtgcaagaaaaccctcaaacatcttgcaactgaaagaatattgcatggggGAGTGGTCAAAATTAaagcaagccgatgtcagagactggtggacaattatgcaaaacgcctacaagaagttatttctgctaaagggggcagtACTAGCTtcctcaagaaagcacatatacatgcccgtctgaagtttgccaatgaacatctgaatgattcagaggacaactgggtgaaagtgttgtggtcagatgagaccaaaatggaactctttggcatcaactcaactcgctgtgtttggaggaggaggaatgctgcctatgaccccaagaacaccatccccaccgtcaaacatggaggtggaaacattatgctttgggggtgtttttctgctaaggggacaggacaacttcaccgcatcaaaagggacgatggacggggccatgtaccatcaaatcttgggtgagaacctccttcccttagccagggcattgaaaatgggtcgtggatgggtattccagcatgacaatgacccaaaacacacggccaaggcaacaaaggagtggctcaagaagaagcacattaaggtcctggagtggcctagccagtctccagaccttaatcccatagaaaatctgtgtagggagctgaaggttcgagttgccaaacgtcagcctcgaaaccttaatgacttggagaagatctgcaaagaggagtgggacaaaatccctcctgagatgtgtgcaaacctggtggccaactacaagaaacatctgacctctgtgattgccaacaacggttttgccaccaagtactaagtcatgttttgcagaggggtcaaatacatatttccctcattaaaatgcaaatcaatttctaacatttttgacatgcatttttctggatttttttgttgttattctgtctctcactgttcaaataaatctaccattaaaattatagaatgatcatttctttgccagtgggcaaacgtacaaaatcagcaggggatactccccccccccccccccccactgtgtgtatgtaattaattaattaattcattcattcattcattcattcattcattcattcaatttaaacaAAGCAAACGCAATCCTGGTCTCGCCAACCCTGTAGCGAGATGTGTATGTAGTGTAGATGTGGTGCACGTGGCAGCCCGACCTAGATCGGGTCATAAAAGAGAGTTTTTCAATGCCATGTCAACCAGTCAAGTTCTCGGTATTCTGAGTGCACGGATATCCAAAAGTCCGTCAGTGACTTCTCCGTGAAACTAGTCAATCAACCGTTTTAATTATAACCCCCAAGCTAAGAACCGctcatgtagaggatgttttgtaaataaagttacattttgttcaATTACCCCAtctatggagacttttgggacaccctgtatattttGTGGAGTAATAAAGCATGTAGTAATGCTGTTAGCTTTTGCAACCTTGTAACAAGCTTCTTGGCTTTTCCCCACAACATATTTTCTGCAATTTCTAGATCTGTGGAAATAACCAACAATGCCAAGATCTGACTGTACAAATGTCCTAACAATGCTGTCTAGCTTAATATAAACCTCACTACTAgtaaattaatcaatcaatctaaTTAATTTAATACACCTGGCTTTCTTATAACTACCTGccttgcaggttttttttttttttaaacttggtcaTTTACCATATGTAAACCAAATATGATCAAAGACTTAAGTAATGCAAAGGGTCTTTTAGATACAGTGGAGATTTACCAGGGACATACTGATGTATTGTATTTGCACTGAAATAGTTGTAAATGTGATATATATGATATTAGGATAGTGGACAATACTAGCAGTTTCAAGCCCAAAACAAGGTCTTGAACTGACTTTGGCTTATTGGCATGTAATTACTTGGGACTTTATATGTAATACTAAGGCTAgtttatttacacataatggAGGTCTGTAGTACCTGTATGCCTGTCTTCAAGCAGATCTCTCGTAATAAGGATAGCTTCTGTAACCCATACTGCTCAACCAGCTGGTCAATATTTGATCTGCAAACATTTcatgactttgtttacaaagGAGTGCTGGGGACACGACAACATAAATATGCATAAGATAAGAAAACggcaatatgaaaaaaaaaaaaagttctctctctctcacccaagTCCCTCTTTAAGACCATAGGTCTCTAGAGCATCCTGGCATATGTGGGTCCATAGTTCATTTCCAGTGAGCAAGCCCCATGCAGTATTATCAGCACTTCCTCCACCTTTATGACCACGTCTCCTGGAGCGTTTTTTAGACTCCTCACTGTTTGAGGCAGGGCTAAAGTGAGGCACCAATAAGCAGCAGAAGAAGTGACTTGCAGCTGCTGACAGGCTAGACAGCTCCACTCCCTTAAAAATTAGAAGACAAAAAGTTATACATTCCAAAATAGAACATTGAAATGTATATGTGGTGTTTGTGTCAATTAAGAAACAACGCAATACCTGTATGTAGCCACTGAAGATCCTTCGAGCACAGCGTACTACAATCTCTCCATAAGCCAATCTCTAGTAGACAGGAGcaaaaaatgaatgaagatgCAATATAAGGCAATGTAATGCAGTAAATATTTAGTCTACAAAACTAAGattttggtttttttgggtttgtttgttttgttaaatttaTGAGCACTGATAGTTTCTTACAGTGATGTGCCGCAGTTGCTCCTTGTGATCCGACTGATTGATGGAGGATATCAAGTGACCCAAATAACGGAGATTTATGCCTTTCTTATGTAGGGCTTGTCGTAGTGTAGCTCCATCTATGGGCATCTCATTGCAGTGTAGACAGTCATCCATCTACCAATCAGCCCACACAATGGTATCAATATTCAAGAATGAGCGCAGATCAATACAACATACAAACTGCAGAGCATGTGTCTGGAAAGGGCTCATGCATcattagaatgaaaacctgtagCCACACTACAGATGAGCAATTtataaaaagatttaaaaacaaaaacctgaaCATCAAAAAAGTGAACATCATGACACTAACAAATGCTGGTATCTGATCATTGACAATGAATGCAGCAGCTTCTCTTAGTAATCTCTTCTGTAATTCCACAGCAACACGCTCCGATTTGGGAAACTGCACACCtgcagagacagaaaagagataTTTTAATGTTTGGTAGCCTATTTTATGTGCAAGAAGGTGGTTTTGTTGTGGAATGATGTACTTGCCTGGAGAGAAGACATTAGGGTTAAAGCGCATCTCAAAGATGATGTCACTGATAGAGCCGACATCTTTGCAGGCTTCTCTCACTGCTTCTGTGCCTCGAGAATCACCTGTTATTTACAGTCTTATTCAGTTCAGACATGGGTATGTATTGAATAAGATGCAAAGACTGAGatattacttttattactattattattagtagtagtagtatccaTTTACTGTACCACAAATTTTAAACCCAATTTTGCTTTCTTACCCGATTTTACACAATCCTCCATGCCGCCGCTCTCCTCCATCTTTTCTCTCACAAGCTTTGTAAACTCAGTATGCCTGAAGTAACAAAATAagcataataatgataatagacCATATAGACTAACATAATTTATGACAAACCCATAAGATGGAACAACAAAATCCATATGTTATTGTACATACAcctaacacaaacacaatatcaatgggttactgatcggaaggtcaagggttcaagccccagcgctgccaagctgccactgttgggcccttgagcaaggcccttaaccatctctgctccaggggcactgtatcatggctgaccctgcgctctgaccccaacttcctggcatgctggggtatgcgaagaaaagtatttcactgtgctgtaaccaataaagactcattgaTGCTTACTTGTGCTGCACGAAAGCCTTGACTAGCTCTGGCCGTAGACGGCATAGTCCATGAGGGAAACGCCTGGGAAGGCTGCCGTCTATCACCTCTTCTTCACCTTCTGCCAAGTAGAAGTTGGCATCAGCAGGGGCTGTACGGAAAACATCAAGTATGTAATAACGGCCATCTGCTCCCAACAGTCCCTGAGCATCCATGGAGGTGAACAGCGCCACCTGATAGCCAGTGGGGCCCACTACTGCATTCCTCTGCAGGCCAAGGGCCTTGGCTGACTGAGCTAACAGCTGCAAGAGCTTCCTTCGTGCTGGGTTCTCTAAAGGCCCAGTATTGAGGCTATACAGGAGGCCAGTAGAGACCCCAGACTGATCCTGAGACTGAAGGCCGGGTGCCAGACCTTGGGCACAAAGACGAAGGCCTCGGTAGTCGGTTAGAGCAGTAGGGAGAGTATGAAGCGCTTGTAGGTCTCCATCTAAATCACTGTAGGCCTGTATGGCTTGTAGTTCAAGTCTCTGTGCTGCCCTTCGACCGCGTTCGCCACCCAACCAATCTTCTCCAGGTCCACCAATGTTCATAAACAGGCCACCCCACAGGAAAGCTGGGGCTTCATTAGAGCCATTAATTGGATCAACAAAGCCATCAATCACTCTTTCAGCAGCCTGGGCCACAGCCCATGCAAAGGCACTATTGACCTGTagggataaaaataaattaattaattaattgatagatagatagataaataaaggcCGAGGTGTTAGACAGGTACGTCGAGTATagtatatgtaaatgtgtgctGATTTAAAGGAACTGATTGTATGAACTAATTGGCTTTTAAAGGGTGTAGACCTGTAGTAAGGCTTTTTCTCTTTGGAGTCTCTCTTCTAAGGTGGTCTGTGGTAGATCTCTAGCCGTCTGCATTTCCTCATTCCAGTCTGGAGCCTGTACACACACAGCGAGCAACAATGTATAAATGATTGAATCTGATGGATAGAACAGACATGCAATTTGGAAATAATTGGGGAAAAGAGACAGATTGAAGGGCAAATACCTGAGTGTTAAAGCCCTGGTCCAAACCAAGTCTACAGCTATTGGTTTTGTGAGAATAGAGAGCCGAACCTCCCAACCAGCTCATAGTACGGTAAGGGGTGGACATAAACTCTTCTGTTGACAGAGTAGGCCTGAGGTAGAAAGATACACATTTAATCTCATTCACCGTTTTTCAGTTCTGCTTTGGAAATAATACAATGCAACAATTTTTCAAGAAAAaggaataaagaaaaacatttacaaaattacTTTGGGATATAGTGGGTTTGGAATCAGACCCCTTCACTgtttaagtttattttattgtaatttaaaatacatttcatttttttgccATTAATCTGCAATAATTTATTCTGGCAAACCAAAACATGTTTTTAGAAAATTGTTGcaagtttattaaaaatcaaatgtCTCGTTTAGATAAATTATTCAGACCCTGGTCTAAGGTACTCCA
Proteins encoded in this window:
- the si:ch211-166a6.5 gene encoding clustered mitochondria protein homolog codes for the protein MRDSAKKGSGEQRQMDNSANGKRSGGLGKEDDGSYTVKIQGAGVDAFELTVPGFCLVQDAVITILNREEVAPRTSLALSLSGASLDPFAELQSVKGFKAGVTLRLIEEPYSPRSAQAHLARVQELLSAPSPQDALREGRSPSILNALTHTADVPSTSHSSKGKRANNKTDQTSETPLPPDYILPGATERPPLATLLPSSTYPEVPNCLLDLSLSSWNPPPGSRKLQGDYMYISVQTLEGKHYDITSSPRGFYQNRSTVNVFDPRPALSSPVCHCLTDLLSQLSPQFKHNFSILRHRPTLSTEEFMSTPYRTMSWLGGSALYSHKTNSCRLGLDQGFNTQAPDWNEEMQTARDLPQTTLEERLQREKALLQVNSAFAWAVAQAAERVIDGFVDPINGSNEAPAFLWGGLFMNIGGPGEDWLGGERGRRAAQRLELQAIQAYSDLDGDLQALHTLPTALTDYRGLRLCAQGLAPGLQSQDQSGVSTGLLYSLNTGPLENPARRKLLQLLAQSAKALGLQRNAVVGPTGYQVALFTSMDAQGLLGADGRYYILDVFRTAPADANFYLAEGEEEVIDGSLPRRFPHGLCRLRPELVKAFVQHKHTEFTKLVREKMEESGGMEDCVKSGDSRGTEAVREACKDVGSISDIIFEMRFNPNVFSPGVQFPKSERVAVELQKRLLREAAAFIVNDQIPAFMDDCLHCNEMPIDGATLRQALHKKGINLRYLGHLISSINQSDHKEQLRHITRLAYGEIVVRCARRIFSGYIQGVELSSLSAAASHFFCCLLVPHFSPASNSEESKKRSRRRGHKGGGSADNTAWGLLTGNELWTHICQDALETYGLKEGLGSNIDQLVEQYGLQKLSLLREICLKTGIQLRLRDYILSNHSKAPISPDDVLNFLPVVKHITMPATDAMRSFGAAQNSLQKGLLEQAYEQLKEAAYLFGRVCDSLHPEASHCLSLLAKMAYVQGNPAEARSVQMKVVVISERVLGFDHPNTIQQYALLAVYVFAGGETALALRCLYRAKLLMLTVHGEDHPYTAVLDSSLGLILQGEQSLQYLQNALRLNITFRGAMDLTTALNHHLLAQRMCVAGDYRGAMAQEKEAHNIFEKQCGDNHPQTKCSSDFLNAVTQQAVRVERSIRQGGAELTDLSTPENLVPSLETTQEQVALVNGILKTSYSMRLLEFKEKLKQRRACEEVENAKANSSEVNNVEEAASSEKQNEEVIDGNAKIQPENPDHSQMNGEFESRTQNGECATTAPDEDGKSSILSTKSQSLSEEIITATNTEPALANGECNAVDEVMLVEKETPKN